A genomic region of Mus musculus strain C57BL/6J chromosome 7, GRCm38.p6 C57BL/6J contains the following coding sequences:
- the Tdrd12 gene encoding putative ATP-dependent RNA helicase TDRD12 isoform X4 gives MMLEKQQQSLPLKHTEKCTESSVYWPTKRGITIYADPDVPSVSGSSQRPNEKPLRLTEKKDCDEKNGCVKLLQFLNPDPLRADGTSDLHQLQKVKLGTLQPGVVLRNRIEPCLTLEKSPLSADLKKALQRNKFPGPSHTASYSWPPIARGCDMVVISHCGNDPLLYLPPLLTILQMGGCYKSLPSRNGPLAVIVCPGWKKAQFIFELLGDYSMSSRPLHPVLLTIGLHKDEAKNMKLPRGCDVIVTTPHSLLRLLTYRSLLFLRLCHLVLDEVHMLFFEANEQMFAILDNFKKNVEVEERESAPHQIVAVGVHWNKHIDHLVREFMKDPCVVITALEEAALYGSVQQVVHLCLECEKTSTLLQVLDFVPSQAQKTLIFTCSVAETETVCKVVESNSIFCLKMHKEMAFNLKSILEQWKKKLSPGSHIVLTLTDDCIPLLAITDATCVVHFSFPSSPKVLGGRLYCMSDHFQSLTEQGSPAEQGDKKTKSVLLLTERNASHAVGILRYLERADAKIPSELYEFTAGVLEAKEDKKARRPLCPYLKAFGFCKDKRICPDRHHINPEMDIPRKLSNKTLPVFGHIRVIPFYISNATNYFGRIIDKHVDLYETLNAEMNEYFKESSNKTSAEKVENLGLYGLEEKTLFQRVQVLEVSQKEDTWGLGSILVKLIDEGRTKLITRDQLLLLPEKFHTLPPQAVEFIVCRVKPADSEIEWNPKVTRYIHHKIVGKMHDAKVVLALGNTLWIDPMVHVTKLSNLKTSIIDYNVRAEILSMGMGIDNSEHLEQLKKLYKEAKLPAFEDLPCQTSIPTTVEDTVCLQGTQQGDGGTERGAGSQEDSDNQKPGVLSEDIGSETISSAPQPHGRSFHPQIKWFQKDDVVILKIKIRNVKDYKCKFFTDRVIFSAWVGDKFYLADLELQGDIRKDDCKCIIKDDEPLITLAKEKQECWCGLLKQRNPNVAFDFDHWEECEEDSPFSKVVNSKNLSCKVAALAESSGSSSDTTDGSESE, from the exons ATGATGcttgagaagcagcagcagagccTCCCTTTAAAGCACACGGAGAAG TGTACTGAATCTTCTGTGTACTGGCCAACCAAAAGAGGCATAACCATATATGCTGATCCAGATGTTCCATCAGTAAG TGGGTCTAGCCAGAGGCCGAATGAGAAGCCACTGCGGTTGACTGAAAAGAAAGACTGTGACGAGAAGAACGGCTGTGTAAA ATTACTGCAGTTTCTAAATCCTGATCCTTTGAGAGCTGATGGGACCTCAGACCTGCACCAG TTGCAGAAGGTGAAGCTGGGCACACTGCAGCCTGGGGTGGTGCTCCGGAACAGGATCGAGCCCTGCCTAACCCTGGAGAAATCACCTCTGTCGGCAGACCTGAAGAAG GCTCTTCAAAGAAACAAGTTCCCGGGACCCAGCCACACTGCATCTTACTCCTGGCCTCCTATTGCACGTGGCTGTGATATGGTTGTCATTTCTCACTGTGGGAATGACCCCTTGTTGTACTTGCCACCGCTGCTTACGATTTTGCAGATGGGGGGCTGCTACAAGTCATTACCAAGTAGAAATGGA CCTCTTGCAGTCATCGTGTGTCCTGGGTGGAAAAAGGCTCAGTTTATTTTTGAGTTATTGGGAGACTATAGCATGTCCTCCAGGCCTCTTCATCCTGTGTTATTAACAATTGGACTTCACAAAGATGAAGCCAAAAATATGAAGCTTCCAAGGGGGT GTGATGTGATTGTCACAACGCCACACAGCCTTTTGAGACTTCTTACGTACCGAAGCTTGTTATTCCTTAGACTCTGCCACCTGGTTCTGGATGAAGTGCACATGCTGTTCTTTGAAGCTAATGAGCAA ATGTTTGCCATATtagataactttaaaaaaaacgtTGAAGTGGAGGAGCGGGAGTCTGCACCACACCAGATTGTAGCCGTGGGTGTTCACTGGAACAAACACATAGACCATCTAGTCAGAGAGTTCATGAAGGACCCCTGCGTCGTGATCACCGCCCTGGAGGAGGCTGCCCTCTATGGCAGTGTCCAGCAG GTAGTGCATCTGTGCCTGGAGTGTGAGAAGACCTCTACTTTACTCCAAGTTCTTGACTTTGTTCCAAGTCAGGCCCAGAAGACCTTGATCTTTACCTGTTCTgtagcagagacagagactgtgTGTAAG GTAGTAGAAAGCAATTCAATATTTTGCTTGAAAATGCATAAAGAAAtggcttttaatttaaaaagtattttggaGCAGTGGAAGAAGAAGTTAAGTCCTGGCTCCCACATTGTGTTAA CCTTAACAGACGACtgcataccactcctggccatcaCCGATGCCACGTGCGTCGTCCACTTCAGCTTTCCTTCCTCACCAAAAGTATTGGGTGGACGCCTGTATTGCATGTCTGATCATTTTCAGAGTTTAACTGAACAG GGTTCACCTGCAGAGCAGGGAGATAAGAAAACTAAATCTGTCTTGCTGCTGACGGAGAGGAATGCAAGCCATGCTGTTGGTATCCTGAGATACTTGGAGCGAGCAGATGCCAAAATTCCATCAGAGCTGTATGAGTTTACAGCAGGGGTCCTGGAAGCCAAAGAAGATAAGAAGGCCAGAAGACCTCTTTGTCCATATCTTAAAGCTTTTGGCTTTTGCAA AGACAAAAGGATCTGTCCTGACCGGCACCACATTAATCCAGAAATGGACATCCCAAGGAAATTATCCAATAAAACACTACCAGTGTTTGGACACATTAGG GTAATacctttttacatttcaaatgcaaccAATTACTTTGGTCGTATAATTGATAAACATGTGGATCTTTATGAAACTCTTAATGCagaaatgaatgaatattttaaGGAGTCCAGTAATAAAACATCTGCTGAAAAGGTGGAGAATTTGGGGTTGTATGGATTAGAAGAAAAAACACTTTTCCAGAG GGTTCAGGTGTTGGAGGTGAGCCAGAAGGAAGACACCTGGGGTTTGGGGAGTATCCTGGTGAAACTCATAGATGAAGGCAGGACCAAGCTCATCACAAGAGaccagctgctgctgctccctGAGAAATTCCACACTCTGCCCCCTCAGGCTGTGGAGTTCATTGTTTGTAGGGTTAAGCCAGCTGACAGTGAAATTGAATGGAACCCAAAG gttacTAGATACATTCATCATAAAATTGTTGGAAAAATGCATGATGCTAAAGTAGTACTGGCTTTGGGAAATACCCTTTGGATTGATCCAATG GTACATGTTACAAAACTTTCAAATCTAAAAACTTCTATCATTGATTATAATGTTCGAGCTGAAATTTTATCCATGGGAATGGGTATTGATAATTCAGAACACCTAGAACAACTGAAGAAACTATACAAAGAAGCTAAACTGCCAGCCTTTGAGGACCTTCCGTGCCAGACCTC GATACCTACAACAGTAGAAGACACCGTGTGTTTGCAGGGCACTCAGCAAGGAGATGGAGGTAcagaaagaggagctggttccCAGGAGGACTCAGATAACCAAAAGCCTG GAGTTTTATCTGAAGACATTGGCAGCGAGACCATTAGCAGCGCTCCACAGCCACATGGAAGAAG cTTTCACCCACAAATAAAGTGGTTCCAAAAAGATGATGTGGTCatcttaaagataaaaataaggaATGTCAAAGACTATAAGTGTAAATTCTTTACAGATAGAGTCATCTTCAG TGCCTGGGTAGGAGACAAGTTTTacttggctgatctggaactgcAAGGTGACATAAGGAAAGATGACTGCAAATGCataattaaggatgatgaacctCTAATAACACTTGCAAAAGAGAAACAGGAGTGCTGGTGTGGCCTCCTCAAGCAGAGG AATCCTAATGTGGCTTTTGACTTTGACCACTGGGAGGAGTGTGAGGAGGACAGCCCTTTCTCCAAGG